Genomic DNA from Mycobacterium stomatepiae:
GGCCACCGCCGGTGCGGGTCACGGTGGTGGGCAGGTCGGGCCGCGCCTCGAAGACCCAGCGGCTAGTGGCCGACGGGAACACCGGCAACCGGATCCCGGACAGTCGCCGAGACATGGCCGGCGCGCACTGGTAGCCGATCACGCAGACCAGCACGATGGTCGTCAACATGGTGACGGCGCTGGTCATCGCGACCATCCGCGCCAGGGCCGCAATCGTGGTCAACGAACCGACGGTGACGATCGCAGTGTACAACCCGAGCCGTCGTCCGGTGAACCGGAGGGCCAGGATCGCGGCGATGGTGAGGACACCGAAGCCCAACACGGCGTGCGGCGATCCGACACCGCCGGGTGGGGCCCCGGCCGCGGCGATCGCCAGCGGCCCCAGGCTGCTTAGCAGCATGATGTCGGCGACGCGCCGATCGGCCTGCGTTTGAGCGCGCATCAGCAGCATCATCGATACGCCCAGCGCGACCGCGGCGATGACCGCGGCGTAGATGGTGGTCAGCCACGAGTTGTGGTGCCAGCGCCACCAGCCCAGCAGCACCGAGGCGAGGAGCACGCCGCCGGCCACCATCGTGGCTCCGACCTGCACGGCAACGACCGGGTCTATCGCCGCGAACCGCTTACTCAGGTTCTGCGAGACCGCGGTGGAGATGTGCTCGATGACCTGCGAGCGCTTTTCGGTGTCGGCGACGAACCGGATCCACAGGCGGTCCCCGTCGAGAACGTCCTGCTCGCTCAGCGATTGAGTGGCCCGCAGCGGCGAGCCGTCGACCAGGCACAACGCCCACTTGCCGCGACCGGTCGCCTCCAGTGGGGTCTCACCGAGTTCGCGCAGGCGGCTGTTGACCACCTTGAGTAGCGGTTCGGTCATCACCGAGACCGGGGCGTTGGCGTCCAACAGCACGCCGATCTGGACGCCCTCGCCGGCCATGATGCCGACTACGACAGCCCGCGGCTGTGAGATTCCCTCAATATCAGTCTGTGGCGCATCAGCTACCGCAGTCATCGGGCTGCACCCCCTGTCGTGGTGAACGTGTGGCTCCGGGTCGCCAATCGCGCGGAGGGTTCTGTCGACCTACTCACCGAGGCTCTGGAAAGTAGCAGTTCGACGTTTTTCAATTTCATTTACCCTGCCTCGCGATTGCTGAATCCGGTGACACTGAGTTTCACATTTGCTGCCTATTATCTGTGAAGTATGGCGCCTTCGAGGCTTTGCCGCACCCTGAGTTCAAAAGCGTTACAAGCCTTAACAATTGATACTTCTCGTTACACCCTGCTGTGGGTCTTCCACTCGCCGTACGGAAGTGTATCCAGTACGGTTTTGACGCCAACTTGCACCAGCTGGGGGGTTGCCGGGCAGATGGCGAGCCAGGCCTCCCCCGAACCGGCGGTCCGCGCCTGTTGGTAAAGCGCGATACGGCCGCCCGAACCATCCTTTAGCGAAAGCACCGAAGCGCTGGGGCCTTTGGCGTCGTCTCGGTATTGGCGCGCATACACAGCAACCTCGGCTGCCGGATCCGAAAGCGCCTGGCCCAGCGCGGCAACGGTGGCGGCGCTGATGCCCATCCGGCGCAGATCGCCGCCGGAGAACACGTTGAAGCCGGACTCTTGCCACGACTTGGTGGCTTCGAGCATGTCGTCTAGCGGCACGTTGACCGCGTTGATCGCGGCGGGCTCTGCGTGGTGGATCGATTCCAGGCCGTCCAGCACCAGGGCTGCGATCGACGCGCTGTCCGCGACCGCGACGTCGTCGACGGTGATATCGGCACCAACGCGGACCGCCGAGACCCAATGCTGGCCGCGTCGGGCCAGGACCACCCGGAACTCGTTGTCCGGGATATCGCGAGAGCCCGGGGGCTGAGTCTCGTCGTCCACGACGCCGTAGAGCAGCTTGCCTCGCGACAGCAGAGCGATGACCTCTAGATCCGGCGCGGCGAGTACCCGCATCCGCGCCGCTACTTCCTCGTTGACCGCGTCGTCGACGACAATGCGCTGCTCACGCATCACCTTCATGCCTGGGTGGTCGTTGAGCCAGTCGCTGCTGTCGGTGGATACGTAAGGACGGCAGCGAAGTTCCGGAGCGACGTGCCGGATGTCCAGTAATGCTTGGAGCATCCAGAAGCCGTCGACGTTGACGGTGATGTCGGTGCGAGTGCTCTGTTGGTCCATTAGTACCCCAGACGGTTGTTGTGCACGGTAACCGCAGGACGCGGCAGCACACCCAAAGTATGGTGTGCTGCCGCGCCTGAAGTTTCGGGTATCAGGCCCAGCTGGACCCGACGGCGCTGTCGGTGCTGGCCATGTTGTTGCCGGCACTTTGCACCTTCTGCCCGTGCTGGTTGGCCTGCTCGTAGATCACCTGGAAGTTGCGACCCAACTGGGTGATGAACTCCTGGCACGCCACCGAACCGGCGCCACCCCAGAAGTCACCGGCAGCCAACACATCGCGAACGATGGCCTGGTGCTCGGCCTCCAACGAGGCGGCCTGCGCGCGAATCAACGCGCCATGCGCGTCCACATCTCCGAACTGGTAATTAATGCTCATAGCGTTTTCTCCTAAGGTCTGAAAGTTACCCAGCCGTAGCTATGACGGCTAGTGACTGAGGGCCTGCTGCGAGGCCTGCTCTTGCGTCTCGTAATTGTTCGCGTCACGGATCAGCCCGTCACGCACGCCGTGGAGCATGTTGACAATGTTGTTGAACGCCTGGTTCATCTGACCCATCGTGTCGTACGACGTGGCCTGGGCCTGACCGCTCCAGCCCGCACCGGCGATGTTCATCGACGACGCCCACATCTTGCGAGCCTCATCCGACACCGTCTGCGCATGCATCTCAAAACGGCCCGCCATCGCACGCATCGCGTGCGGGTCGGTCATAAAACGTGTTGCCATGTTGCCTTTACTCCTTCATTACTTGCGATCCGAGATTTTGTTGTGGATAGCGATGATTCGACCGGGTTACGAGTACTGATGTAACCGCCGAACCGGATACCTAAGGATGTTCCCCCTCCTAACCAGCACCCCGCGGACCACCTACTCACTGAGAAAGTTTGCCCGACCACTGAGCGACTGGCGCGGAACCCACTTCGCTGTGGGCGTCCTTAAGCCCCAAACGACGAAAGCCAGTTAGCCGGCAGCGGCCGCGTTAGCGGCTTCCGTAGCCGCGTACGAACCCGAGCTGATCGACAGCGTGTTCACAAACTGCTCGTGAATCGCCGTCGCCTGAGCGCTGACTGCCTGATACATCTGTGCATGTGCGGCAAACTGAGCCGCAGTAAGCGCCGAAACCTCGTCGGCCGCTGCCGGCACCACCCCGGTCGTCGGGGCCGCCGCAGCCGCGTTCTGGGCGCTCAGAGCAGAACCGATACCCTGCAGGGTCCCGGCTGCAGCGGCCAAAGCCTCCGGCTGTGTCGTCACAAACGACATATTGATTCCTCCTCCATAATCCCCAAACTCTCCGATGAGAGTAGATAACAGTGTTGAGTAAAGCCTGGTACGTGGACCGCCCGTTCGCAATTGTTCACCGAACGGTACGGTGAATTCACTTTTAGTAACGACACAGTAACAGCGTCAGGCCGCTTTTGGGGGCCCTGAGCAGCGAAATCGCCACACTGGCAGAGTCTGACCTCCATGGTTGTCAAGAGTCTGCTGGCAGGGGCGTTGACGAGCGCCGAGGTGGCGGCCGCCGGGATAAAATCTCGTCGCCGGGAACTCGCGCGGGCGGTGCCGACGCAGCTAACGGCTTCTTGCATTCCGGACTGCCGCGTGTACGGACTTTCCACCATGTCAGCGCCCAAGAACCTGCCGGTAGGCGTCGTTGTGGCTGTCGGCCAGCAATTGCCGGCACCTGGGCCTGCGTCAGGGCGAACACTCTGCCGGCGCAGGCGTCATCAAGTGGGTCAGCCCGCGAAGGGTGGGCGGGCCATGACGGTGGGGCGGAAGCCGTACCGGGGGCCCGAGGCGCCGAAGCCGCCCTGGCCGCCCATGCCCGCTAGTGGCATGCCGCCGAGCAGGTTGCCCGAGCCGGCGGCCTCCGGGGCCGCGCTGATCGCACTGACGGGAACGGCCGCGGCGTGGCTGACCGCCGGAGCGGCACCCGACCAGACCGCCGGAACCGACAACCGGCCGACCGAGGCCGCGTTGCCCAAACCGGCCGCCACCGCCGGCGCCGCGTGGGCACCGCCACCGAGCATCCCACCCAGACCCGCGAGGCCTTTGGGCGCGGCGGCAGCCGCGCTGGCGGCCGCGCCCCCGAGGGCCCCGGTACTTTTGGCGATCTGCACACCACTGTTGCCCATACCGACGGAGAAGTACGGCAGACCCTCGGTGTTGTAGGCGAAACCGG
This window encodes:
- the eccD gene encoding type VII secretion integral membrane protein EccD, whose amino-acid sequence is MTAVADAPQTDIEGISQPRAVVVGIMAGEGVQIGVLLDANAPVSVMTEPLLKVVNSRLRELGETPLEATGRGKWALCLVDGSPLRATQSLSEQDVLDGDRLWIRFVADTEKRSQVIEHISTAVSQNLSKRFAAIDPVVAVQVGATMVAGGVLLASVLLGWWRWHHNSWLTTIYAAVIAAVALGVSMMLLMRAQTQADRRVADIMLLSSLGPLAIAAAGAPPGGVGSPHAVLGFGVLTIAAILALRFTGRRLGLYTAIVTVGSLTTIAALARMVAMTSAVTMLTTIVLVCVIGYQCAPAMSRRLSGIRLPVFPSATSRWVFEARPDLPTTVTRTGGGPPVLEGPASVRDVLLQAERARSFLSGLLIGFGVVMVVSLAGLSDPHTGQRWLPLLLAGFSAGFLMLRGRSYVDRLQAITLAGTSVAIVATVVVRYALELQSPLSVSVCAGILVLLPAAGLVSAAVVPNSIYSPLFRKFVEWIEYVCLMPIFPLALWLMNVYAAIRYR
- a CDS encoding ESX secretion-associated protein EspG, with translation MDQQSTRTDITVNVDGFWMLQALLDIRHVAPELRCRPYVSTDSSDWLNDHPGMKVMREQRIVVDDAVNEEVAARMRVLAAPDLEVIALLSRGKLLYGVVDDETQPPGSRDIPDNEFRVVLARRGQHWVSAVRVGADITVDDVAVADSASIAALVLDGLESIHHAEPAAINAVNVPLDDMLEATKSWQESGFNVFSGGDLRRMGISAATVAALGQALSDPAAEVAVYARQYRDDAKGPSASVLSLKDGSGGRIALYQQARTAGSGEAWLAICPATPQLVQVGVKTVLDTLPYGEWKTHSRV
- a CDS encoding WXG100 family type VII secretion target, translated to MSINYQFGDVDAHGALIRAQAASLEAEHQAIVRDVLAAGDFWGGAGSVACQEFITQLGRNFQVIYEQANQHGQKVQSAGNNMASTDSAVGSSWA
- a CDS encoding WXG100 family type VII secretion target, whose protein sequence is MATRFMTDPHAMRAMAGRFEMHAQTVSDEARKMWASSMNIAGAGWSGQAQATSYDTMGQMNQAFNNIVNMLHGVRDGLIRDANNYETQEQASQQALSH
- a CDS encoding PE family protein, translating into MSFVTTQPEALAAAAGTLQGIGSALSAQNAAAAAPTTGVVPAAADEVSALTAAQFAAHAQMYQAVSAQATAIHEQFVNTLSISSGSYAATEAANAAAAG